A genomic region of Solibacillus isronensis contains the following coding sequences:
- a CDS encoding glutathionylspermidine synthase family protein, producing the protein MPDTEDHEYALYDVMPITEERVSALRLASERITAIFFKVTALLQTVHPNVLCDMGYPIETINFVRMKTLPVPTVIARIDLIPSGNSFKCIEINADTSTFLKEAYSVNGAVCEHFGLRDPNEGLLSYLEKAVNLAVRTNKYASFPNIVFTACANSREDVHTTLLLQDSVGGARFVPFEQLKIVKGEGVYDDTGKKVDILYRPTGFIEYMLKEKDSEKNPIGLWLIELVLSKKLFIINPPSAFLMENKAVMSVIWGLHEENAFFTEEEHEWIEEYFLPSYLEADTFLANNEPYVEKSIFASEGATVKILDGKGNTLAQSKHENPSEYLLFYQKYVEQPKVTIQTNQGEQEVHYLFCSFIINGTVGAIGCRADATLTENDAFFLPIGIKS; encoded by the coding sequence TTGCCTGATACAGAGGACCACGAATATGCGTTATATGATGTTATGCCGATTACAGAGGAACGAGTTTCTGCCCTTCGATTAGCTTCGGAACGAATCACCGCTATTTTCTTTAAAGTGACCGCGCTCTTGCAAACTGTTCACCCCAATGTGTTATGCGATATGGGTTATCCAATTGAAACAATTAATTTTGTGCGAATGAAAACCTTACCTGTCCCAACTGTAATTGCTCGTATTGACCTTATCCCTAGCGGTAATTCCTTTAAATGCATTGAAATTAATGCTGATACATCGACGTTCCTTAAAGAAGCCTATAGCGTCAATGGGGCTGTATGTGAACATTTCGGGTTGCGTGATCCAAACGAGGGACTTCTTAGTTATTTAGAAAAGGCGGTCAATCTAGCTGTACGAACAAATAAATATGCTTCGTTCCCTAACATTGTATTTACGGCATGTGCCAATTCCCGAGAGGATGTTCACACAACGCTTTTATTACAAGATTCTGTAGGTGGTGCCCGTTTTGTACCGTTCGAACAGCTGAAAATCGTAAAAGGTGAGGGTGTATATGATGATACCGGGAAGAAGGTTGATATTTTATATCGTCCAACAGGTTTCATTGAATATATGTTAAAAGAAAAAGATAGTGAAAAGAATCCAATAGGGCTTTGGCTAATTGAATTAGTGCTTTCTAAGAAGCTTTTTATCATTAACCCTCCAAGTGCCTTTTTAATGGAAAACAAGGCTGTTATGAGCGTTATCTGGGGCTTACATGAAGAAAATGCGTTCTTTACGGAAGAAGAGCATGAATGGATTGAGGAATACTTCTTACCATCCTATTTAGAGGCGGATACGTTCCTAGCTAACAACGAGCCATATGTTGAAAAGTCTATTTTCGCTAGTGAAGGGGCTACTGTAAAGATTTTAGATGGGAAAGGGAATACGCTCGCTCAATCGAAGCATGAAAACCCTAGTGAATACCTGTTGTTTTATCAAAAGTATGTCGAGCAGCCTAAAGTTACAATACAGACAAATCAAGGTGAGCAAGAAGTACATTATTTATTCTGCAGCTTTATTATTAATGGGACTGTGGGGGCGATCGGTTGCCGCGCAGATGCTACATTAACGGAAAATGATGCGTTTTTTTTGCCGATTGGCATTAAATCTTAA
- a CDS encoding four-helix bundle copper-binding protein, which produces MAHEQYQSVIDSLHECMIACNHCYDACLKEEDMKMMAECIRLDRECADICAYFEQAIGRGTPFISQFAELCATICEACGNECKKHNHEHCQKCAESCFKCAEACRKLIA; this is translated from the coding sequence ATGGCACATGAACAATATCAGTCTGTAATTGATTCACTTCATGAATGTATGATTGCGTGTAATCATTGTTATGATGCTTGCTTAAAAGAGGAAGATATGAAAATGATGGCGGAATGTATTCGTCTTGATCGGGAGTGTGCAGATATTTGCGCTTACTTCGAACAAGCGATAGGAAGAGGTACGCCGTTTATTTCACAGTTCGCAGAATTGTGTGCAACAATTTGTGAGGCATGTGGTAATGAATGTAAAAAACATAATCACGAGCATTGCCAAAAGTGCGCTGAGTCTTGCTTTAAATGTGCAGAAGCCTGTCGAAAACTCATTGCTTAA
- a CDS encoding metal-sensitive transcriptional regulator: MENSVKDVEGHTGSDETCRKSHHPERVKKDLTSRLNRIEGQIRGIKGMIDKDVYCDDVITQLSATQSALNSVAKILLEGHLKGCVVDRLSEGDEAVLDELVVTIQKLMKK; this comes from the coding sequence ATGGAAAACTCAGTGAAAGATGTGGAAGGTCATACTGGATCTGATGAAACATGCAGGAAAAGTCATCACCCGGAACGTGTAAAGAAAGATTTAACAAGTCGATTAAATCGAATCGAAGGCCAAATTCGAGGAATCAAAGGAATGATAGATAAAGATGTTTATTGTGATGATGTAATTACACAACTTTCTGCCACACAATCTGCATTAAATAGTGTAGCCAAAATTCTTTTAGAAGGTCATCTAAAGGGATGTGTAGTTGATCGCCTTTCAGAAGGTGATGAAGCGGTACTCGACGAATTAGTGGTAACAATTCAAAAGTTAATGAAAAAATAA
- the copZ gene encoding copper chaperone CopZ: MQNVTLNVQGMSCGHCVKAIEGRVGQLEGVNEVKVKLDAAQVEVSFNETQVSIETIKETIDDQGYDVE; this comes from the coding sequence ATGCAAAATGTAACATTAAATGTACAGGGAATGTCATGTGGGCATTGTGTAAAGGCGATCGAAGGACGTGTTGGTCAATTAGAAGGAGTTAACGAAGTAAAAGTAAAATTAGATGCTGCACAAGTAGAAGTTTCATTTAATGAAACGCAAGTATCTATTGAAACGATTAAAGAAACGATTGATGATCAAGGATACGATGTAGAATAA
- a CDS encoding heavy metal translocating P-type ATPase codes for MSRISKEASIQITGMTCAACAMRIEKGLNKMEGVEQATVNLALEKSSIKYDPSKLSEADFEKKIEALGYGVIKQKAEFEITGMTCAACATRIEKGLNKMEGVAIANVNLALEKATIEFNPSEVTISDIISKVEKLGYGAHQKQDERGQGDHREKHIKDQQRKFIFSAILSLPLLWTMVGHFSFTSFLYVPDFLMNPWIQMLLATPVQFIIGKQFYVGAYKSLRNGSANMDVLVAMGTSAAYFYSVYQAIVTAGAHHGPHLYFETSAVLITLIVLGKLFEAKAKGRSSEAIKKLMGLQAKTAIVVRDGIEKEIPLEEVVTGDIILVKPGEKIPVDGEVVEGTSAIDESMLTGESLPVDKKAGDLLYGSTINKNGFIKMTATKVGRDTALAQIIKVVEDAQGSKAPIQRMADKISGIFVPIVVGFAIFTFLVWIIWIKPGEFTPALEVLIAILVIACPCALGLATPTSIMAGSGRAAEFGILFKGGEHLEQTQSIDTVVVDKTGTVTHGKPVLTDVLVADGHDEEKFLSLIGAAEKQSEHPLAQAIVQGIQEKGIDLGNIQFFEAIPGYGVQATVSGQGVIIGTRKLMQQYGINIQSVLPTMEELERNGKTAMLAGINGHYAGLVAVADTIKDTSREAIHRLHEMGIQVIMMTGDNERTAQAIGKEVGVDSVIAEVLPEGKAEEVNKLKQQGKKVAMVGDGINDAPALATADIGMAIGTGTDVAMEAADITLIRGDLNSIADAIIMSRKTMRNIKQNLFWAFAYNTIGIPIAAIGLLAPWVAGAAMAFSSVSVVLNALRLQRVNLQK; via the coding sequence GTGAGTAGAATATCAAAAGAAGCTAGCATTCAAATTACCGGAATGACGTGTGCTGCATGTGCAATGCGGATTGAAAAAGGATTAAATAAAATGGAAGGTGTCGAGCAAGCAACCGTTAACTTAGCACTTGAAAAATCATCGATTAAATATGATCCTTCAAAGCTAAGTGAAGCTGACTTTGAAAAGAAGATCGAAGCACTTGGTTACGGGGTTATCAAACAAAAAGCGGAATTCGAGATTACTGGTATGACTTGTGCTGCGTGTGCAACTCGTATAGAAAAGGGATTAAACAAAATGGAAGGTGTTGCAATTGCGAATGTCAATTTAGCACTTGAAAAGGCAACAATTGAATTTAATCCTTCAGAAGTCACGATTTCAGATATAATTTCTAAAGTTGAAAAGCTAGGTTACGGTGCACACCAAAAGCAAGATGAAAGAGGGCAAGGAGATCACCGTGAAAAGCATATTAAAGACCAACAACGTAAATTTATATTTTCAGCGATTTTATCATTACCACTATTATGGACGATGGTCGGACACTTTTCGTTTACATCATTCTTATATGTACCTGATTTCTTAATGAATCCGTGGATTCAAATGTTATTGGCAACACCGGTACAATTTATTATCGGTAAACAGTTTTATGTAGGGGCATATAAGTCACTTCGAAATGGCAGTGCTAACATGGATGTACTTGTAGCGATGGGGACTTCGGCAGCTTATTTTTATAGTGTATATCAAGCAATTGTAACTGCTGGAGCACACCACGGGCCACACTTATACTTTGAAACAAGTGCAGTATTAATTACACTTATTGTTTTAGGCAAATTATTTGAAGCAAAGGCAAAAGGACGGTCATCAGAAGCAATTAAAAAATTAATGGGTCTTCAAGCAAAAACAGCTATTGTAGTACGTGATGGAATTGAAAAAGAAATACCGTTAGAAGAAGTGGTAACCGGAGATATTATTTTAGTGAAGCCGGGCGAGAAAATTCCTGTTGATGGTGAAGTAGTGGAAGGAACAAGTGCTATTGATGAATCAATGTTAACTGGTGAAAGCTTACCAGTGGATAAAAAAGCAGGTGACTTGTTATACGGCTCAACCATTAACAAAAATGGTTTCATCAAAATGACAGCAACAAAAGTTGGACGTGATACAGCATTAGCCCAAATTATTAAAGTGGTAGAAGATGCACAAGGTTCAAAAGCACCTATACAACGTATGGCCGACAAAATATCAGGTATTTTTGTACCCATCGTAGTAGGATTTGCAATTTTTACGTTCTTAGTATGGATTATATGGATTAAACCCGGCGAGTTTACACCAGCACTAGAAGTGTTAATTGCCATTCTTGTAATTGCTTGTCCATGTGCGCTTGGTTTAGCAACACCAACTTCCATTATGGCAGGAAGCGGTCGTGCAGCAGAATTTGGAATTTTGTTTAAGGGTGGAGAACATTTAGAACAAACACAAAGCATTGACACTGTAGTAGTAGATAAAACGGGTACTGTTACACATGGTAAACCTGTATTAACAGATGTTTTAGTAGCTGATGGTCACGACGAAGAAAAATTTTTGTCACTAATCGGTGCAGCAGAAAAACAATCAGAGCACCCATTAGCACAAGCGATTGTTCAAGGGATTCAAGAAAAAGGTATTGATCTTGGTAACATTCAATTTTTCGAAGCAATTCCTGGATATGGTGTTCAAGCAACAGTTTCAGGTCAAGGTGTGATTATTGGTACACGTAAACTCATGCAGCAATATGGAATTAATATACAATCCGTTCTCCCTACGATGGAAGAATTAGAGCGTAATGGGAAAACTGCAATGCTAGCAGGTATTAATGGGCATTATGCAGGTCTAGTTGCTGTAGCAGATACAATAAAAGATACATCTAGAGAAGCGATCCATCGCTTACATGAAATGGGCATTCAAGTAATCATGATGACTGGTGATAATGAACGAACAGCCCAAGCCATTGGTAAAGAAGTAGGTGTTGATTCAGTTATTGCAGAAGTTCTCCCTGAGGGAAAAGCAGAAGAAGTAAATAAACTGAAACAACAGGGCAAAAAAGTAGCAATGGTTGGTGATGGTATTAATGACGCACCTGCGCTTGCAACAGCCGATATAGGAATGGCTATTGGTACAGGTACGGATGTTGCCATGGAAGCTGCAGATATTACACTTATTCGAGGCGATTTAAATAGTATAGCGGATGCAATCATAATGAGTAGGAAAACAATGCGTAATATAAAACAAAACTTATTCTGGGCATTTGCTTATAATACGATTGGTATTCCAATTGCTGCAATAGGGTTACTTGCGCCATGGGTAGCTGGCGCAGCGATGGCATTCAGTTCGGTGTCAGTAGTATTGAACGCATTACGCTTACAAAGAGTTAATTTACAAAAATAA
- a CDS encoding nitrite reductase, translating to MEDSGIKVKIAINGGIGFGAKLNSKQLVTILKYMNEDEELELTTFQQLYIEVSRDSIEEIIEEFQNVGLACYPVGNFVKSLRTCNFCKGDEEEGMPVAKELNRRIAGKPVPFTLKVAYTGCAVGCGEPMLSDIGVMKIRDHYNLYVGGKAKGKDAEVGSLMVENLTPEELYDTVEKIIIEYSELGKKREAFHKFLKRMGGNDFLNRYKV from the coding sequence ATGGAGGATAGCGGTATAAAAGTAAAGATTGCTATTAATGGAGGAATAGGATTTGGAGCAAAACTTAACTCAAAACAACTTGTTACCATATTAAAATATATGAATGAGGACGAAGAACTTGAGTTAACTACCTTCCAGCAACTCTATATAGAAGTCTCGAGAGATTCAATTGAAGAAATTATAGAGGAATTTCAGAATGTAGGATTAGCTTGTTATCCAGTTGGCAACTTTGTAAAAAGTCTAAGAACCTGCAATTTCTGCAAAGGGGACGAAGAAGAAGGAATGCCGGTTGCAAAGGAATTAAATCGTCGTATTGCAGGAAAGCCTGTTCCATTTACCCTAAAAGTTGCTTATACAGGTTGTGCTGTTGGTTGTGGGGAACCTATGTTAAGCGACATCGGTGTTATGAAGATTAGAGACCATTACAATTTGTATGTAGGTGGAAAGGCAAAAGGGAAAGACGCAGAAGTTGGTTCATTGATGGTTGAGAATCTTACACCGGAAGAATTGTATGATACCGTAGAAAAAATTATTATAGAATATTCGGAATTAGGGAAAAAGCGAGAAGCATTCCATAAGTTTTTAAAACGTATGGGTGGAAATGATTTCTTGAATAGATATAAGGTTTAA
- the spoIIP gene encoding stage II sporulation protein P has translation MPNKLIAFLGFILLLFFSPFVPVILFSSLPQNSDIIVNQPEINQEKKIVGEKFDSSNQLVSSSSKTTILKTNDQIETKKALILFTHSHEAFIPIVKNVSGQTTVYHPQSNITAFEDVIKNYFELNSINVEILAVDTMDKMKKTNRSFSEAYDVVRPYLVTQLQNSNYDIIIDLHRDSTKRKLSTLKYKNENYGKLYFVVGENNPNYITNKTFAEEISSSLNEYIPGISRGVISKKGEHVDGIYNQDLAKNMILVEMGGIENTQDEINRTISVLSKAISTVLQKSSLKDL, from the coding sequence GTGCCAAATAAATTAATTGCTTTTTTGGGATTTATTTTACTATTATTTTTTTCGCCGTTTGTTCCAGTAATTCTTTTTAGTTCCCTTCCTCAAAATTCAGACATTATTGTAAATCAACCTGAAATTAACCAAGAAAAAAAAATAGTTGGAGAAAAATTCGATAGTAGTAATCAACTTGTCTCTTCGTCAAGTAAGACAACCATTTTGAAAACTAACGACCAAATTGAAACTAAAAAAGCATTAATTCTTTTCACCCATTCACACGAAGCTTTTATTCCTATTGTAAAAAATGTAAGTGGTCAAACAACTGTTTACCATCCACAGTCGAACATTACAGCATTTGAAGATGTAATAAAAAATTATTTTGAACTTAATTCAATCAATGTAGAAATTCTTGCAGTGGATACAATGGATAAAATGAAAAAAACAAATCGTAGTTTCTCAGAAGCATACGATGTTGTTCGTCCATACCTAGTAACTCAACTTCAAAACAGCAATTATGATATAATTATTGACCTTCATAGAGATTCCACAAAAAGAAAATTATCAACACTAAAATATAAAAATGAGAATTATGGAAAACTTTATTTTGTTGTAGGTGAAAATAATCCGAATTACATAACAAATAAAACCTTCGCCGAGGAAATTTCATCTTCTTTAAACGAATATATACCTGGAATTTCCCGTGGTGTTATCAGTAAAAAAGGGGAGCATGTAGACGGTATCTATAATCAAGATCTTGCAAAAAACATGATATTAGTTGAAATGGGGGGGATAGAAAACACGCAAGATGAAATTAATCGTACAATATCTGTCCTTTCTAAAGCCATCTCCACTGTCTTGCAAAAATCATCTTTAAAGGATTTATAA
- a CDS encoding penicillin-binding transpeptidase domain-containing protein: MKWVSTSSKKRLSLIISGLIFFGIVVVIRLFYVQVIQHDELTELAKENWDREIPFASERGEIVDRNGEVIVTNELAPTLYFMPSQNDNIEEAAKQIASVLDLDTQKLYEKMNKRVSIVKLAPEAKNITYKQAVEIQGLNIDGLYSGVDYIRQYPYGNLLSRFIGFTGYDTQGLAGIEYQYDKVLTSKDAAIRLFTDAKGNPLPHVDDERRNGEQGATVELTIDLEVQMVVERELSQAMEKYDADQALAIALDVNTGEILALSSFPTFNPANFEDVDQSIYNRNLPVWMTYEPGSTFKIITLSAALEENVVDLEKDMFYDKGYTMVEGTRLRCWKREGHGSETFLEVVEDSCNPGFIEMGQRVGSKKLLQYIKDFGFGKSTGSNITGESSGILFSEEGFGPVEHATTSFGQGIAVTPIQQVQAVAAAVNGGNLYTPYVVSKVVDLETGNTVLENKTELKRTVISEETSAKVRAALESVVANGSGRAAFRDGLRIGGKTGTAQKVIDGRYKDGEYIVSFIGFAPADNPKVVVYVALDNPKSSTVFGSTIAAPIVGQIIEDIAPKVGIQVNREGQLEKQYRWGDPLTERVPNLIGYSVDEIKELQYSFKIEIHGEGKIVTSQLPEAENIIEKDGTIHLFLDDDN, encoded by the coding sequence ATGAAGTGGGTATCTACCAGTTCAAAAAAACGCTTAAGTTTAATAATTTCTGGATTAATCTTTTTTGGTATAGTCGTTGTTATCAGACTGTTTTATGTTCAAGTTATACAACATGATGAACTAACAGAACTTGCGAAAGAAAACTGGGATAGAGAAATTCCGTTTGCTTCGGAAAGAGGGGAAATTGTAGATCGTAATGGTGAAGTTATTGTTACAAATGAACTTGCGCCGACCCTTTATTTTATGCCTTCACAAAACGATAATATTGAAGAAGCAGCAAAACAAATTGCCTCGGTGTTAGATTTAGATACTCAAAAATTGTATGAGAAAATGAACAAACGCGTTTCTATAGTAAAACTTGCGCCAGAAGCAAAAAACATTACGTATAAGCAAGCTGTAGAAATTCAAGGTCTTAATATAGACGGGCTGTATAGTGGAGTAGATTATATAAGACAATATCCATATGGAAATTTATTATCTCGATTTATTGGATTTACTGGGTATGATACTCAAGGACTTGCGGGTATTGAATATCAATATGATAAAGTATTAACTTCTAAAGATGCAGCGATTCGACTATTTACAGATGCAAAAGGAAATCCTTTACCTCATGTTGATGACGAACGGCGTAATGGTGAACAAGGAGCAACCGTAGAACTAACCATTGATTTGGAAGTGCAAATGGTTGTTGAAAGAGAATTATCACAAGCGATGGAAAAATATGATGCTGACCAAGCTTTAGCCATTGCGTTAGATGTTAATACTGGAGAAATATTAGCACTGTCATCTTTTCCTACTTTTAATCCTGCTAATTTTGAAGACGTAGACCAATCAATTTATAACCGAAACTTACCTGTATGGATGACATATGAACCAGGTTCTACATTTAAAATTATTACACTAAGTGCAGCACTTGAAGAAAATGTTGTAGATTTAGAAAAAGATATGTTTTATGACAAGGGATATACAATGGTAGAAGGAACAAGGCTTCGTTGTTGGAAACGTGAAGGACACGGCAGTGAAACATTTTTAGAAGTTGTAGAAGATTCATGTAACCCAGGTTTCATTGAAATGGGTCAACGTGTTGGTTCTAAGAAGCTCTTACAATATATAAAAGATTTTGGCTTTGGTAAAAGTACTGGTTCGAACATTACTGGTGAATCCTCAGGGATTTTATTTTCTGAAGAAGGTTTTGGACCAGTGGAACACGCGACGACCTCGTTTGGTCAAGGGATTGCCGTTACACCAATCCAACAAGTCCAAGCCGTTGCGGCTGCAGTAAATGGTGGGAATTTATATACTCCGTACGTTGTATCAAAAGTAGTTGATTTAGAAACTGGTAATACCGTACTTGAAAATAAAACAGAATTGAAACGTACGGTGATTAGTGAAGAAACTTCTGCAAAAGTTCGCGCTGCATTAGAATCGGTTGTTGCAAATGGTTCTGGTCGAGCAGCATTTCGTGATGGTCTTCGCATTGGAGGGAAAACCGGAACCGCACAAAAAGTAATAGATGGTCGTTATAAAGACGGAGAATATATCGTATCATTTATTGGATTTGCACCTGCCGATAATCCAAAAGTGGTTGTATATGTTGCTCTCGACAATCCGAAAAGTTCCACTGTTTTTGGAAGTACAATTGCTGCGCCAATTGTTGGACAAATTATAGAAGATATCGCACCAAAGGTTGGTATTCAAGTTAACCGTGAAGGTCAACTTGAAAAACAATACCGTTGGGGAGACCCGTTGACGGAGAGAGTTCCAAATTTAATAGGATATTCTGTTGATGAAATCAAAGAATTACAGTATTCCTTTAAAATTGAAATACATGGTGAAGGAAAAATAGTAACATCACAATTACCAGAGGCAGAAAATATTATTGAAAAAGATGGTACCATTCATCTTTTTTTAGATGATGACAATTAA
- a CDS encoding YdhK family protein, translating into MANKFMIGIISISAALALSACSGEGNENTSQNESTQEETNEMLKEQDVGVDNESETGMDHATMNHSGSGEVPKDLKEAQNPTFSVGRTAIIQADHMPGMKNAEATIVGAYDTTVYTVSYTPTTGGEPVKNHKWVIHEETEDAGEAPLEPGSEVTLNADHMEGMQGAAAIIDSAEETTVYMVDYTSATGEQVKNHKWVTEKELSTK; encoded by the coding sequence ATGGCTAATAAATTTATGATTGGAATTATTTCTATCTCTGCTGCCTTAGCACTTTCTGCATGTAGCGGGGAAGGGAATGAAAATACTTCTCAAAATGAATCCACACAAGAAGAAACAAACGAAATGTTAAAGGAACAGGATGTCGGAGTTGATAATGAAAGTGAGACAGGCATGGATCACGCTACAATGAATCACTCTGGGTCAGGTGAAGTTCCAAAAGATTTGAAAGAAGCTCAAAATCCTACATTTTCTGTAGGACGTACAGCAATTATTCAAGCTGATCACATGCCTGGTATGAAAAACGCTGAAGCAACAATTGTAGGAGCTTATGATACAACTGTATATACTGTTTCCTATACACCTACTACAGGAGGAGAACCTGTTAAAAATCATAAGTGGGTTATTCATGAAGAAACAGAGGATGCTGGTGAAGCACCTTTGGAACCGGGATCAGAAGTAACACTTAATGCTGATCATATGGAAGGAATGCAAGGAGCAGCTGCTATAATAGATTCTGCTGAAGAAACAACTGTTTATATGGTTGATTATACTTCAGCAACTGGAGAACAAGTAAAAAATCACAAATGGGTAACAGAAAAAGAACTATCTACTAAATAA
- a CDS encoding cytochrome c biogenesis CcdA family protein: protein MVTQLNLFLAFGAGLLSFISPCSLPLYPAFLSYITGISFNELKEEKGILNRKALLHTLFFLLGFSVIFMALGFSTSIIGTLFIQYQDLLRQIGAIIIVIFGLVILGFLKFDFLQSEKKFLIKSRPKGYLGTIIIGMGFAAGWTPCTGPILAGVIALGISDPDRGIWYMLFYVLGFSIPFLIMSLFIGKMKFLQKRSDIFMKLGGFIMIIMGILLYFDWMTKIIALLTPFFGGFTGF, encoded by the coding sequence GTGGTTACTCAATTAAATCTATTTCTTGCATTTGGAGCAGGACTTTTATCTTTTATTTCTCCATGCTCACTACCTCTTTACCCGGCATTTTTATCTTATATTACGGGAATCTCCTTTAACGAACTCAAGGAAGAAAAGGGCATATTAAATCGGAAAGCATTATTACATACTTTATTTTTTTTACTAGGCTTTTCTGTAATCTTTATGGCGTTAGGATTTTCAACTTCTATTATTGGAACACTTTTCATTCAGTATCAAGATTTACTTAGACAAATTGGCGCAATTATTATTGTTATTTTTGGTTTAGTAATTCTCGGATTCCTCAAATTTGATTTTCTTCAATCGGAAAAAAAATTTTTAATTAAATCACGACCAAAGGGATATTTAGGAACAATTATTATCGGTATGGGGTTTGCTGCAGGTTGGACACCATGTACTGGACCAATTTTGGCAGGAGTTATTGCTTTAGGTATTTCGGATCCAGATAGAGGCATATGGTATATGTTATTTTATGTACTTGGTTTTTCGATACCATTTTTAATAATGTCTCTATTTATTGGGAAAATGAAATTTCTTCAAAAACGTAGTGACATTTTTATGAAGTTAGGTGGCTTTATTATGATAATAATGGGAATTTTATTGTATTTTGATTGGATGACAAAAATTATTGCTTTATTAACGCCATTTTTCGGTGGATTCACAGGATTTTAG
- a CDS encoding sensor histidine kinase gives MESLLMYYLHQNMISNRVEEEFSLLLANGANHRDVLIEHYSDTTIKHIVLMEKNENRKVMIIDRTGSIIGSSDKSYMLQEKYQLFVDDFNSEKDYIVVSDWRNLPYIVSVHPYVIDQNQSGVVLMFQSTKSINQMVDDMNLHFVISGIIGLIVLFIIYALLSKILTRPLIRMKEATEKLSKGDFEVNLPNLGSDELGDLSNSIHKLAKDLKRLKNERNEFLASIAHELNTPLTYLIGYSKVAKREELSDKDRKYYLEIIGEESNRMKELMKNLLDLARMDENSFTISKEHFLAKPFLENIYKFVSPSFEIKKIKLNLICESNLQIYADALRLEQIILNLLDNALNYSNENSEVCLEAHAKDGKTVISVIDTGIGIPSNEIEFIFEKLYRVEKSRSRAYGGSGIGLAVVKELVDAHGGTIEVKSKIEKGSTFKITI, from the coding sequence ATGGAATCACTTCTGATGTATTACCTTCATCAAAATATGATTAGTAATAGGGTAGAAGAAGAGTTCTCATTATTATTGGCAAATGGTGCAAATCATAGAGATGTTCTTATTGAACATTATTCAGATACAACGATAAAACATATAGTTTTAATGGAAAAAAATGAAAATCGTAAAGTAATGATAATAGACCGGACAGGAAGCATTATTGGTAGTTCCGATAAATCCTATATGTTGCAAGAAAAGTACCAACTTTTTGTAGACGATTTTAATAGTGAAAAAGATTACATAGTAGTTTCGGATTGGAGAAATCTTCCGTACATTGTTAGCGTACACCCGTACGTAATAGATCAAAATCAATCAGGCGTAGTCTTAATGTTTCAAAGTACAAAATCAATTAATCAAATGGTTGATGATATGAACTTGCATTTTGTTATATCTGGAATTATAGGTTTAATCGTTTTATTTATTATATATGCGTTATTATCTAAAATTCTAACTCGACCGTTAATCAGAATGAAAGAAGCAACTGAGAAATTAAGTAAAGGTGATTTTGAAGTAAATTTACCGAATTTGGGGAGTGATGAACTAGGGGATTTATCAAATTCCATTCACAAATTAGCAAAAGACTTAAAAAGATTAAAGAATGAGAGAAATGAGTTTCTTGCTTCTATTGCGCATGAATTAAATACACCGCTAACATATTTAATTGGATATTCAAAAGTTGCAAAAAGAGAAGAATTGAGTGATAAGGACCGTAAATATTACTTAGAAATTATTGGTGAAGAATCAAACCGAATGAAAGAATTAATGAAAAACTTATTGGATTTGGCACGAATGGATGAAAACTCTTTCACCATTTCTAAAGAACATTTCTTGGCTAAACCGTTTTTAGAGAATATTTATAAGTTCGTATCCCCTTCATTTGAAATAAAAAAAATTAAACTAAATCTTATTTGTGAAAGCAATTTACAAATTTATGCTGACGCTCTCAGATTAGAACAAATAATACTAAATTTATTAGATAATGCTTTAAATTACTCAAACGAAAATTCAGAGGTCTGTTTAGAAGCACATGCAAAGGATGGGAAAACCGTTATCTCTGTCATTGATACTGGTATTGGTATTCCATCAAACGAGATAGAATTTATATTTGAAAAATTATATCGAGTTGAAAAATCAAGATCACGTGCATACGGAGGCTCAGGAATCGGCCTTGCTGTTGTGAAAGAATTAGTAGATGCACATGGAGGAACCATTGAGGTCAAAAGCAAAATAGAGAAGGGTAGTACGTTTAAAATAACGATATAA